One genomic window of Cupriavidus oxalaticus includes the following:
- a CDS encoding lipopolysaccharide biosynthesis protein has product MRRMLSALGAVFEQAAYTAVQFGINVALARSMDVAGYGVVAVVLSLVVFINIFYVSFLHEPALIEGLKLRVGFSIEVALLTVLPVAAGSILYLYGHGLSTSACAAAAVLFASYTAYWVLRTVGAKARGYTGLLACHTLIGGGVAVIGLASGTQKESAVMLMLAAAILLPTLLGAGAIRRDMRNGRIEIIPGRPASPRQWLGFGASSASAQLMSWLVGPGLVVLLGSLGHFADSAKFRILLTVLLPAQYILMALGYHLMPRFATSFRQDDTLTLARTSLLFVLGGVALAGALSVLLLLVGDRIVVILFGAAYGDLDVRFFALFPVVFAVVMCLRTLLKSFGMARAIFLAAGIGLVAGIGLGAWRYPRLDYLVAAQVMLLSFLVIALIQTGALAMGVLRRHGTA; this is encoded by the coding sequence ATGCGCCGCATGCTGTCGGCGCTTGGCGCGGTGTTCGAGCAGGCCGCCTATACGGCAGTGCAGTTCGGCATCAACGTGGCCCTGGCCCGGTCAATGGATGTGGCCGGCTATGGCGTGGTTGCGGTGGTGCTGTCGCTGGTGGTGTTCATCAATATCTTCTATGTCTCCTTCCTGCATGAGCCGGCGCTGATCGAGGGGCTGAAGCTGCGCGTGGGCTTTTCGATAGAAGTTGCATTGCTGACCGTGCTGCCGGTTGCCGCGGGGTCGATCCTCTACCTGTACGGGCATGGCCTGAGCACGTCGGCATGTGCCGCGGCCGCCGTGCTGTTCGCCAGCTACACCGCATACTGGGTGCTCAGGACCGTAGGCGCGAAGGCGAGGGGCTATACCGGGCTGCTCGCCTGCCACACGCTGATCGGTGGCGGCGTTGCCGTGATCGGCCTGGCTTCCGGCACACAGAAAGAGTCCGCGGTAATGCTGATGCTCGCCGCCGCGATCCTGCTCCCGACGCTGCTGGGGGCCGGTGCCATCCGGCGCGATATGCGCAATGGCCGTATTGAAATCATCCCGGGAAGGCCGGCGTCCCCGCGGCAATGGCTGGGATTCGGTGCAAGCTCGGCCAGCGCGCAGCTGATGAGCTGGCTGGTCGGGCCGGGGCTGGTCGTGCTGCTGGGATCGCTGGGACACTTTGCCGACTCGGCGAAATTCCGGATCCTGCTGACGGTGCTGCTGCCGGCCCAATACATCCTGATGGCGCTCGGCTATCACCTGATGCCAAGGTTCGCGACCTCGTTCCGGCAGGATGACACGCTGACGCTGGCCAGGACGTCCCTACTGTTCGTGCTGGGCGGCGTCGCGCTGGCCGGCGCGCTGAGCGTGCTGCTGCTGCTGGTTGGCGACCGGATCGTCGTCATACTGTTCGGCGCGGCGTACGGCGACCTCGATGTGCGCTTCTTTGCCCTGTTCCCTGTCGTGTTCGCAGTCGTGATGTGCCTGAGGACCTTGCTGAAATCATTCGGCATGGCCCGTGCCATCTTCCTTGCCGCGGGCATCGGCCTGGTGGCCGGGATCGGGCTTGGGGCATGGCGCTATCCCCGGCTCGACTACCTCGTGGCAGCGCAGGTCATGCTGTTGTCGTTCCTCGTCATCGCGCTGATTCAGACTGGTGCGCTCGCAATGGGCGTCCTTCGCAGGCATGGGACGGCATAG
- a CDS encoding transcriptional regulator: protein MRKKTEPHTVFTREQLDAYFASYVGMEGGNPGAAVWFCDSSPHPSGASLLAPLVPRRQPGAWDAAYRCKYRHHMERWQSHQRIARIMSAARAQVFNTAMGEQDWKHYFDHHLYAPHGAEFKLSLFPLPARLINQTPWSKAFRGQPELLPRQRYLDLCREGRRFAFIDGIRRRWKPKVVICLGERHADDFVQAFVLAQARATDHVLQPADQPKTLRVLERDGTTWIICPPLAGAAGMMSDVLLDAMGQYITRWLRPDDFLGFSTGTEKPIARAS from the coding sequence ATGAGAAAGAAAACAGAGCCACATACGGTATTCACGCGGGAACAGCTGGATGCGTATTTCGCTTCGTACGTAGGGATGGAAGGTGGAAACCCAGGCGCTGCGGTATGGTTCTGCGATAGCTCTCCGCATCCGAGCGGGGCGTCGCTGTTGGCCCCGTTGGTTCCTCGCCGCCAACCCGGCGCATGGGATGCCGCCTACCGTTGCAAGTATCGTCATCACATGGAGCGCTGGCAGTCGCACCAGAGGATTGCCCGCATCATGTCGGCGGCGCGAGCACAGGTCTTCAACACGGCCATGGGCGAGCAGGACTGGAAGCACTACTTCGATCATCATCTGTACGCGCCGCACGGCGCCGAGTTCAAGCTCAGCCTGTTCCCGCTGCCGGCGCGCCTGATCAATCAGACCCCGTGGTCGAAGGCGTTTCGCGGCCAGCCGGAGCTGTTGCCGAGGCAGCGTTACCTCGACCTGTGCCGCGAAGGCCGGCGCTTTGCCTTCATCGACGGGATCCGCCGGCGCTGGAAGCCGAAGGTGGTGATATGCCTGGGCGAACGGCACGCCGACGACTTCGTGCAGGCGTTCGTGCTCGCGCAGGCGCGCGCCACCGACCACGTCCTGCAGCCTGCCGACCAGCCCAAGACCTTGCGTGTGCTCGAGCGCGACGGCACCACATGGATCATCTGTCCGCCACTGGCCGGCGCAGCGGGAATGATGTCCGATGTCCTGCTCGACGCGATGGGGCAGTACATCACGCGCTGGCTGCGGCCGGACGATTTCCTCGGGTTCTCGACCGGTACAGAGAAGCCGATCGCGAGGGCGTCATGA
- a CDS encoding glycosyltransferase, producing the protein MIKVLHVTECLGGVETYLHLLASHINDENISFHFALPKQCSISAVADARNFGVSYLPIPRKLDPVNDLKAALRLRALVKSVAPQIVHLHSSKAGLVGRLACIGLDVRVVYTPHAYYYLGLSGIKRRVFLMAERFLHRLTDAVLATSPSERHRAIHEVGLPQDRAHAILNAVEPRFPPAERQLGDGVKRVIMVARISRQKNIPMFLDVARLFQGRRDIEFMLVGYGHYEDDRATLDALLQERGLVEGKDVTAIAWMSRSELLELLGSAAVVVLTSHYESFGYVLAEANALAIPVVGTDVDGIKDIIVDGSNGFIVPVDDAPSMADCIEAIVGDAALWQAMSEHAVTRAKSEFNIVTQARKFESFYSSEVLA; encoded by the coding sequence ATGATTAAAGTCCTGCATGTGACCGAGTGCCTGGGCGGTGTCGAGACTTACCTCCACCTGCTGGCATCCCATATCAACGACGAGAACATCAGCTTCCACTTTGCGCTGCCGAAGCAATGCTCGATCTCGGCCGTTGCGGATGCGCGAAACTTTGGCGTCAGCTACCTGCCGATTCCCCGCAAGCTCGACCCGGTGAACGACCTGAAGGCTGCGCTCAGGTTGCGGGCGCTGGTAAAGAGCGTCGCGCCGCAGATCGTGCACCTGCACAGTTCGAAGGCGGGACTGGTGGGCCGGCTGGCATGCATCGGACTGGACGTGCGCGTTGTCTATACTCCGCATGCCTACTACTACCTCGGCCTCAGCGGGATAAAGCGCCGCGTGTTCCTGATGGCGGAGCGGTTTCTGCATCGCCTTACGGACGCGGTGCTGGCCACCTCGCCGTCCGAGCGGCATCGTGCCATCCACGAAGTCGGGCTGCCGCAGGACCGCGCGCACGCGATACTGAATGCCGTGGAACCCCGCTTTCCGCCGGCGGAAAGGCAGCTTGGCGACGGCGTCAAGCGAGTGATCATGGTGGCGCGGATCAGCCGGCAGAAGAATATCCCCATGTTCCTGGACGTGGCCAGGCTGTTCCAGGGCCGCCGGGATATCGAGTTCATGCTGGTTGGCTACGGCCACTACGAGGATGACCGGGCGACGCTCGATGCACTGCTGCAGGAACGCGGCCTGGTCGAGGGCAAGGATGTGACGGCCATCGCGTGGATGAGCCGGTCCGAACTGCTGGAGTTGCTGGGGTCGGCCGCGGTGGTGGTGCTCACCTCGCACTATGAGAGCTTCGGCTACGTGCTGGCGGAGGCCAATGCCCTGGCGATACCGGTGGTCGGCACCGACGTCGACGGGATCAAGGACATCATCGTCGATGGCAGCAACGGCTTCATCGTGCCGGTTGACGATGCGCCCTCCATGGCGGACTGCATTGAGGCGATCGTCGGCGACGCCGCGCTCTGGCAGGCCATGTCGGAGCACGCGGTGACACGCGCAAAGTCGGAGTTCAATATCGTGACCCAGGCCAGGAAGTTCGAGTCCTTCTATTCAAGCGAAGTGCTTGCCTAG
- a CDS encoding undecaprenyl-phosphate glucose phosphotransferase yields the protein MFARHHDQLALMARLLDAGAIWLAAILASEVRFSTAHAPIHQFIQYFGCAIAFIVLPGFDVYTSWRGRSLISLAARLLSAWSLVWLVSLLLTYLLHQADSLSRLWMVYWYAFSLGALVGLRVVTRAVLNLLRVAGANNKRVIIVGFGRTGQEMYRRATAHHTTGFKVSGIYAAEGESTPEGRRRITDSAHIADFAREHGIHEIWITLPMSEHRLMQEIAFSLRNDFIDIKWMPSVLDFDLLNHNVGNFLGMPAVEMNKPPSLGVRGTIKAVFDRTFSALVLVALSPLFLLIAILIKRDSPGPVFFKQERLGMDGRVIHVYKFRSMKVHSEHGVVTQATRGDSRVTPIGAFLRRTSLDELPQFINVLKGEMSVVGPRPHAMAHNNMYKEQLDFYMLRHRVKPGITGWAQINGHRGETDTLDKMAKRVEHDIFYIRNWSFWLDLRIIFWTAFRGWVGSNAY from the coding sequence ATGTTTGCCAGGCACCATGATCAGCTCGCGCTGATGGCCCGCCTGCTCGACGCCGGGGCCATCTGGCTTGCGGCAATCCTGGCCAGTGAAGTGCGGTTCTCGACCGCGCACGCGCCAATCCACCAGTTCATCCAGTATTTTGGTTGTGCGATCGCCTTTATCGTGCTGCCCGGGTTCGACGTCTACACATCCTGGCGCGGCCGCAGCCTGATCTCGCTCGCCGCGCGGCTGCTGTCTGCGTGGAGCCTGGTCTGGCTGGTCAGCTTGCTGCTGACCTACCTGCTCCATCAGGCCGACTCCCTGTCCCGCCTGTGGATGGTGTACTGGTACGCCTTCTCGCTGGGCGCCCTGGTGGGCCTGCGCGTAGTCACCCGCGCCGTGCTAAACCTGCTGCGCGTTGCCGGAGCCAACAACAAGCGCGTAATCATCGTCGGCTTCGGCCGGACCGGCCAGGAGATGTACCGCCGCGCGACCGCCCACCACACCACCGGATTCAAGGTCAGCGGCATCTATGCCGCAGAAGGCGAATCCACGCCGGAGGGGCGCCGGCGCATCACCGACAGCGCTCACATCGCCGATTTCGCCCGCGAGCACGGGATCCATGAGATCTGGATCACCCTCCCGATGAGCGAGCACCGCCTGATGCAGGAGATCGCCTTCTCGCTGCGCAATGACTTCATCGACATCAAGTGGATGCCGAGCGTGCTCGACTTCGACCTGCTCAACCACAACGTCGGCAACTTCCTGGGCATGCCCGCGGTGGAGATGAACAAGCCGCCCTCGCTCGGCGTGCGCGGCACCATCAAGGCCGTCTTCGACCGCACCTTTTCCGCGCTCGTGCTGGTCGCCCTGTCGCCGCTGTTCCTGCTGATCGCCATCCTGATCAAGCGCGATTCGCCGGGGCCGGTCTTCTTCAAGCAGGAACGCCTCGGCATGGATGGGCGCGTCATCCACGTCTACAAGTTCCGCAGCATGAAGGTGCATAGCGAGCATGGCGTCGTCACACAGGCCACCCGGGGCGACAGCCGCGTGACGCCGATCGGCGCCTTCCTGCGCCGTACCAGCCTGGACGAACTGCCGCAGTTCATCAATGTGCTGAAGGGCGAAATGAGCGTGGTCGGCCCGCGGCCGCACGCCATGGCACACAACAACATGTACAAGGAGCAGCTGGACTTTTACATGCTGCGCCACCGCGTCAAGCCCGGAATCACGGGCTGGGCGCAGATCAATGGCCATCGCGGCGAGACCGACACGCTTGACAAGATGGCCAAGCGGGTGGAGCACGACATCTTCTATATCCGGAACTGGTCGTTCTGGCTCGACCTGCGCATCATCTTCTGGACCGCGTTCCGGGGGTGGGTGGGAAGCAATGCTTACTGA
- a CDS encoding polysaccharide pyruvyl transferase family protein, protein MKHVVICAVPYSDNLGDAVIAETLGFLIRQALPDCRISYLDIAGRTQLGESSLKKGRLMRIFSSLPGWARVPALTLAIGMKYRRQWRARWKQQLADADVVVIGGGQLLCDVDLNFPLKLYLLAQCLGKKAEVALVSVGVAGNWSGAGKYLLSRFFKQAAPRFISVRDENSRRNIVRVAGDTCSDVTIIPDPAILSSALYADKGLEKRWDVGICVSDVEALHYNADLVSVSEQGRGIGMFAGLVTKLRQSGQRVVLFTNGAAEDNIAAAAVRSRLGVDDVDFILPRSPAELVSVIAGCRSMVGHRMHANIIAFSFGVPSVGIVWDTKVASFFKLSGRGDFAMRQTASADDLIERLAYARSLGAAQFKRSARLGQEIRQGLSMLFARSPAMPGPSPACRTEIKAAPSLGGMQ, encoded by the coding sequence ATGAAGCACGTCGTCATATGCGCGGTGCCGTACAGTGACAACCTCGGCGATGCCGTGATAGCCGAAACACTGGGCTTCCTGATCCGCCAGGCCTTGCCGGACTGCCGGATCAGCTACCTCGATATCGCGGGGCGCACCCAGCTCGGCGAAAGCTCGCTGAAGAAGGGGCGGCTGATGCGGATCTTCTCCAGCCTGCCTGGCTGGGCACGGGTGCCCGCGCTGACCCTTGCCATCGGGATGAAATACCGCCGGCAATGGCGCGCCAGGTGGAAGCAGCAGCTCGCCGATGCCGATGTGGTGGTGATCGGCGGCGGCCAGCTGCTGTGCGATGTGGACCTCAATTTCCCCCTGAAGCTCTACCTGCTGGCCCAGTGCCTTGGCAAGAAGGCCGAGGTCGCGCTGGTATCGGTAGGCGTGGCGGGCAACTGGTCCGGCGCGGGGAAGTATCTGCTGTCCAGATTCTTCAAGCAGGCGGCGCCACGGTTCATTTCCGTTCGTGATGAAAATTCCCGCCGCAATATCGTCCGCGTCGCCGGGGACACTTGTTCCGACGTGACCATCATTCCGGACCCGGCCATCCTGAGTTCGGCGCTCTATGCCGACAAGGGACTGGAAAAACGCTGGGATGTGGGCATCTGCGTGTCGGACGTCGAAGCGCTGCACTACAACGCGGACCTTGTCAGCGTATCGGAGCAGGGCCGGGGCATCGGCATGTTCGCAGGGCTGGTGACCAAGCTGCGGCAGAGCGGGCAACGCGTCGTTCTGTTCACTAACGGCGCGGCGGAAGACAATATCGCGGCGGCTGCGGTCAGGAGCCGGCTCGGCGTTGATGATGTGGACTTCATTTTGCCAAGGTCCCCGGCGGAACTGGTCTCGGTCATCGCGGGATGCCGGAGCATGGTGGGCCACCGGATGCACGCGAATATCATCGCCTTCAGCTTCGGCGTGCCTTCCGTCGGCATTGTCTGGGACACCAAGGTCGCCTCGTTCTTCAAGCTGAGCGGGCGCGGGGATTTCGCGATGCGGCAGACGGCCAGCGCTGACGACCTGATCGAACGGCTGGCATACGCCCGGTCCCTGGGGGCCGCGCAGTTCAAGCGTTCGGCGCGGCTCGGTCAGGAAATCAGGCAGGGCCTGTCCATGCTTTTTGCCCGGAGCCCGGCGATGCCGGGCCCATCCCCGGCATGCCGGACAGAGATCAAGGCCGCGCCTTCGCTCGGGGGGATGCAGTAA
- a CDS encoding polysaccharide biosynthesis tyrosine autokinase codes for MNNSTYVPVAAPSQSEEIALVRYLDVLVASRWLIAAIAIAILALGVSYAFLARPVYEANILVQVEDSQNSPNGLLGDVSSLFDVKTQATAEIEILRSRMIVGKAVDNLRLYIDAKPKYFPLIGPWIASQSKGLSEPGLFGTGGYAWGSESIAVSTFDVPEELQGENFVLTSLGDGRYRLEQSSLDKPIDGRVGETVEADHAVGKIRLLVSALKAKPGIVFNLVRNSRLKTVEQLQLQLNIAEKGKQSGMIGASLEGNDARLTAAILNEIGDEYVAQNINRKAAEAEKSLLFLNNLLPQLKGELERAEVKYNAMRNERGTFNLSEEGKAFLQESVTAETSLLELKQKRAELLTRFAPGHPSMQALDQQIATLGTKVGSIASRVKALPNLEQDTLRLMRDVQVNNDLYVGMLNNMQQLKLVKAGKVGSVRLVDSSPVPEEPVKPKKALVIVLAAVLGLLAGAVVAFVRNALFGGITDPKDIEEHTGLNVYATVPQSEHQISLSKEIHSRKRGQYLLADRYPNEPSVESLRSLRTSLQFAMLDANNNRVLLTGATAGVGKSFVSVNLAALMASGGKRVLLVDADMRKGYLNQYFGKDRDPGLSDVLAGKLALEEVVHRDVVPGLDFIGTGTIPPNPAELMLSERMVRLLEGLSDRYDMLMIDTPPVLAVADAAILAERCATVFLVTRFGKSSIGEISECAKQLGQVNVSVKGVIFNGLDPNAFRYGYGSKYGRYRYAYYGYGNGEKS; via the coding sequence ATGAACAATTCCACTTACGTTCCTGTCGCGGCGCCCAGTCAGTCAGAAGAGATCGCCCTCGTTCGCTATCTGGACGTGCTGGTGGCAAGCCGCTGGCTCATCGCGGCGATTGCCATTGCCATCCTTGCGCTTGGGGTGAGCTATGCGTTCCTGGCGCGGCCGGTTTACGAGGCGAATATCCTCGTGCAGGTCGAAGACAGCCAGAACAGTCCCAACGGCCTGCTGGGCGACGTCTCCTCGCTGTTCGACGTCAAGACGCAGGCGACCGCGGAAATCGAGATCCTGCGCTCGCGAATGATCGTCGGCAAGGCGGTGGACAATCTGCGGCTCTATATCGATGCCAAGCCAAAGTATTTCCCGTTGATCGGGCCATGGATCGCGAGCCAGTCAAAAGGGCTTTCCGAGCCGGGCCTGTTTGGCACGGGAGGATATGCCTGGGGTTCGGAATCCATCGCGGTTTCCACGTTCGACGTACCCGAGGAACTGCAAGGCGAGAACTTCGTACTGACCAGCCTGGGTGATGGCCGCTACCGGCTCGAGCAGAGCAGTCTCGACAAGCCCATCGACGGCCGTGTCGGGGAAACCGTAGAAGCGGACCATGCCGTCGGGAAGATCCGGCTGCTGGTGAGCGCACTGAAGGCGAAGCCCGGCATTGTCTTCAACCTTGTGCGGAACTCTCGTTTGAAGACAGTGGAGCAGTTGCAGCTCCAGTTGAATATCGCGGAGAAGGGCAAGCAGAGCGGCATGATCGGGGCCTCGCTCGAAGGCAACGATGCCAGGCTGACCGCGGCGATCCTGAACGAGATCGGTGACGAGTACGTGGCGCAGAACATCAATCGCAAGGCCGCGGAAGCAGAAAAGTCCCTGCTGTTCCTGAATAACCTGCTGCCGCAGCTGAAGGGCGAGCTCGAACGCGCCGAGGTCAAGTACAACGCCATGCGCAATGAGCGTGGCACCTTCAACCTCAGCGAAGAGGGCAAGGCATTCCTGCAGGAGAGTGTGACGGCCGAGACCTCGCTGCTCGAACTCAAGCAGAAGCGTGCCGAGTTGCTGACGCGCTTCGCGCCGGGCCATCCTTCCATGCAGGCCCTGGACCAGCAGATCGCCACGCTCGGTACCAAGGTCGGATCGATCGCCAGCCGTGTCAAGGCCTTGCCCAACCTGGAGCAGGACACCTTGCGCCTGATGCGCGACGTCCAGGTCAACAACGACCTCTACGTCGGCATGCTGAACAATATGCAGCAGCTCAAGCTGGTGAAGGCCGGCAAGGTCGGCAGCGTGCGCCTCGTGGATAGCTCGCCGGTCCCCGAGGAGCCGGTCAAGCCAAAGAAGGCCCTGGTGATCGTCCTGGCCGCGGTGCTGGGCCTGCTGGCGGGCGCGGTCGTGGCCTTTGTCCGCAATGCCTTGTTCGGCGGGATCACGGATCCCAAGGACATCGAGGAACATACCGGCCTCAACGTGTATGCCACCGTTCCGCAATCCGAGCACCAGATCAGCCTCAGCAAGGAAATCCATTCGCGCAAGCGGGGCCAGTATCTGCTGGCGGACCGCTACCCGAACGAGCCATCGGTGGAAAGCCTGCGCAGCCTGCGGACATCACTGCAGTTTGCCATGCTGGATGCGAACAACAACCGCGTGCTGCTGACCGGCGCGACGGCCGGCGTGGGCAAGTCCTTCGTCTCGGTCAACCTGGCGGCGTTGATGGCGTCGGGCGGCAAGCGTGTGCTGCTGGTGGATGCCGACATGCGCAAGGGCTACCTGAACCAGTACTTCGGCAAGGACCGGGATCCAGGATTGTCGGACGTGCTCGCCGGGAAGCTTGCGCTGGAAGAGGTCGTTCACCGCGACGTCGTCCCGGGGCTGGATTTCATCGGCACGGGGACCATACCGCCCAATCCTGCCGAGCTCATGCTCAGCGAGCGCATGGTCAGGCTGCTCGAAGGCCTCAGCGATCGCTATGACATGCTCATGATCGACACGCCCCCCGTGCTGGCGGTCGCCGACGCTGCGATCCTGGCCGAACGTTGCGCCACGGTCTTCCTGGTCACGCGCTTCGGCAAGAGCTCGATCGGCGAGATCTCGGAGTGCGCCAAGCAGCTTGGACAGGTAAACGTGAGTGTCAAGGGGGTGATATTCAACGGACTGGATCCCAATGCCTTCCGCTATGGCTACGGTTCCAAATACGGGCGCTATCGCTATGCCTACTACGGCTACGGCAATGGCGAGAAATCGTAA